The proteins below are encoded in one region of Lactuca sativa cultivar Salinas chromosome 3, Lsat_Salinas_v11, whole genome shotgun sequence:
- the LOC111880984 gene encoding DNA (cytosine-5)-methyltransferase DRM2 isoform X1: MDANASGEEYENIDWNTDDELEIQNIAPSSHATLASLNAQTVVSNGEASSSAGPSNSNLFQHFLGMGFSEQSIAKAIKENGEANTESILESLLTYSVLEVEDSPDELNSCHLNSPQQQQQQSCVENGELSSDYDESVCDDLSESDDSSWSGGSEVANNTSSLPKHEKSLLSLANMGYSIEEASAAMERCGPEASIVELTDFICAAQMAKTEAVFFEDEKPKLPLRVNGDFKKRKLYDLEIWKTKKRKGILSEEDEGLRLPNPMIGFGVPTDTHVITHRVLPDAAIGPPFFYYENVALAPKGVWDTISRFLYDVEPEFVDSKYFCAAARKRGYVHNLPIKNRFPLLPLPPRTVNDALPLTKRWWPEWDKRTKLNCLQTVIGSAKLTDRIRKALEKWGDNPPVHVQKFVLEQCRKWNLVWVGKNKVAPLEPDEVEMLLGFPRNHTRGGGISRTDRYKSLGNSFQVDTVAYHLSVLKDIFPNGINMLSLFSGIGGAEVALHRLGIPLKNVVSVEISEANRDIVRSWWEQTNQKGNLIHLADVQQLNGDRLEQFMGSFGGFDLIVGGSPCNNLAGSNRVSRDGLEGEHSSLFYDYFRILDIVKCIMNNK; the protein is encoded by the exons ATG gATGCGAATGCTTCTGGTGAGGAGTATGAAAATATTGATTGGAATACAGATGATGAACTTGAAATCCAAAACATCGCCCCTTCATCTCATGCAACTTTAGCATCTCTCAATGCACAAACTGTTGTTAGTAATGGAGAG GCAAGCTCATCTGCAGGCCCTTCGAACTCCAATTTGTTTCAACATTTTCTAGGGATGGGGTTTTCTGAACAGTCGATTGCAAAAGCAATTAAAGAAAATG GGGAGGCCAATACAGAATCAATACTTGAATCTCTACTTACATACTCA GTTCTTGAAGTTGAAGACTCTCCTGATGAATTAAACTCATGTCATCTGAATTctcctcaacaacaacaacaacaatcgtgTGTAGAAAATGGTGAATTGTCATCAGATTATGATGAGAGCGTATGTGATGATCTCTCTGAGTCTGATGACAGCAGTTGGTCTGGTGGTAGTGAAGTAGCT AATAATACCAGTTCTTTACCTAAACATGAGAAATCATTATTATCCTTAGCAAATATGGGGTATAGCATAGAAGAGGCTTCAGCAGCCATGGAGAGATGTG GTCCAGAAGCTTCTATTGTAGAACTAACTGATTTTATCTGTGCTGCTCAAATGGCAAAAACAGAAGCCGTATTTTTTGAGGATGAG AAACCGAAGCTCCCACTTCGCGTCAATGGCGATTTCAAGAAGCGAAAATTATACGACCTCGAGATATGGAAAACAAAGAAGCGAAAGGGGATTCTATCCGAAGAAGACGAAGGTCTCCGTCTTCCAAATCCGATGATCGGATTCGGAGTCCCAACAGACACACACGTCATCACTCACAGAGTCCTCCCCGACGCCGCCATCGGACCTCCATTCTTCTACTACGAAAACGTAGCCCTAGCTCCAAAAGGCGTCTGGGACACCATCTCTCGCTTCCTATACGACGTCGAACCGGAATTCGTCGATTCAAAGTACTTCTGCGCCGCCGCTAGAAAACGCGGGTACGTTCACAACCTTCCGATCAAAAACCGATTCCCGcttcttcctcttcctcctcgCACTGTAAACGACGCGCTGCCATTGACGAAGAGGTGGTGGCCGGAGTGGGATAAACGAACGAAGCTGAACTGTTTGCAAACGGTGATTGGAAGTGCGAAATTGACTGATAGGATAAGGAAAGCGCTTGAAAAATGGGGGGATAATCCGCCTGTACATGTTCAGAAGTTTGTTCTTGAGCAATGTCGGAAGTGGAACTTGGTTTGGGTTGGGAAGAACAAGGTGGCGCCATTAGAGCCTGATGAGGTTGAAATGCTTTTAGGGTTTCCGAGGAATCATACCAGAGGAGGAGGGATTAGTAGGACAGATAGATACAAATCACTTGGCAACTCGTTTCAG GTAGACACAGTAGCATATCATCTATCAGTACTAAAAGACATATTCCCAAACGGAATCAACATGCTATCGCTCTTCTCCGGAATCGGTGGTGCCGAAGTTGCACTCCACAGGCTCGGAATCCCGCTAAAAAACGTGGTGTCGGTTGAAATCTCGGAAGCAAACCGTGACATTGTGAGAAGTTGGTGGGAACAAACGAACCAAAAAGGGAATCTGATTCACTTAGCCGATGTGCAACAACTAAACGGAGACCGGCTCGAGCAGTTCATGGGCTCGTTCGGTGGGTTCGACCTCATTGTGGGTGGCAGTCCGTGTAATAATTTAGCCGGGAGTAATCGGGTTAGCCGGGATGGGCTTGAAGGGGAACACTCGtccttgttttatgattattttaGGATCTTGGATATAGTTAAGTGTATTATGAATAATAAATAG
- the LOC111880984 gene encoding DNA (cytosine-5)-methyltransferase DRM2 isoform X2 has protein sequence MGFSEQSIAKAIKENGEANTESILESLLTYSVLEVEDSPDELNSCHLNSPQQQQQQSCVENGELSSDYDESVCDDLSESDDSSWSGGSEVANNTSSLPKHEKSLLSLANMGYSIEEASAAMERCGPEASIVELTDFICAAQMAKTEAVFFEDEKPKLPLRVNGDFKKRKLYDLEIWKTKKRKGILSEEDEGLRLPNPMIGFGVPTDTHVITHRVLPDAAIGPPFFYYENVALAPKGVWDTISRFLYDVEPEFVDSKYFCAAARKRGYVHNLPIKNRFPLLPLPPRTVNDALPLTKRWWPEWDKRTKLNCLQTVIGSAKLTDRIRKALEKWGDNPPVHVQKFVLEQCRKWNLVWVGKNKVAPLEPDEVEMLLGFPRNHTRGGGISRTDRYKSLGNSFQVDTVAYHLSVLKDIFPNGINMLSLFSGIGGAEVALHRLGIPLKNVVSVEISEANRDIVRSWWEQTNQKGNLIHLADVQQLNGDRLEQFMGSFGGFDLIVGGSPCNNLAGSNRVSRDGLEGEHSSLFYDYFRILDIVKCIMNNK, from the exons ATGGGGTTTTCTGAACAGTCGATTGCAAAAGCAATTAAAGAAAATG GGGAGGCCAATACAGAATCAATACTTGAATCTCTACTTACATACTCA GTTCTTGAAGTTGAAGACTCTCCTGATGAATTAAACTCATGTCATCTGAATTctcctcaacaacaacaacaacaatcgtgTGTAGAAAATGGTGAATTGTCATCAGATTATGATGAGAGCGTATGTGATGATCTCTCTGAGTCTGATGACAGCAGTTGGTCTGGTGGTAGTGAAGTAGCT AATAATACCAGTTCTTTACCTAAACATGAGAAATCATTATTATCCTTAGCAAATATGGGGTATAGCATAGAAGAGGCTTCAGCAGCCATGGAGAGATGTG GTCCAGAAGCTTCTATTGTAGAACTAACTGATTTTATCTGTGCTGCTCAAATGGCAAAAACAGAAGCCGTATTTTTTGAGGATGAG AAACCGAAGCTCCCACTTCGCGTCAATGGCGATTTCAAGAAGCGAAAATTATACGACCTCGAGATATGGAAAACAAAGAAGCGAAAGGGGATTCTATCCGAAGAAGACGAAGGTCTCCGTCTTCCAAATCCGATGATCGGATTCGGAGTCCCAACAGACACACACGTCATCACTCACAGAGTCCTCCCCGACGCCGCCATCGGACCTCCATTCTTCTACTACGAAAACGTAGCCCTAGCTCCAAAAGGCGTCTGGGACACCATCTCTCGCTTCCTATACGACGTCGAACCGGAATTCGTCGATTCAAAGTACTTCTGCGCCGCCGCTAGAAAACGCGGGTACGTTCACAACCTTCCGATCAAAAACCGATTCCCGcttcttcctcttcctcctcgCACTGTAAACGACGCGCTGCCATTGACGAAGAGGTGGTGGCCGGAGTGGGATAAACGAACGAAGCTGAACTGTTTGCAAACGGTGATTGGAAGTGCGAAATTGACTGATAGGATAAGGAAAGCGCTTGAAAAATGGGGGGATAATCCGCCTGTACATGTTCAGAAGTTTGTTCTTGAGCAATGTCGGAAGTGGAACTTGGTTTGGGTTGGGAAGAACAAGGTGGCGCCATTAGAGCCTGATGAGGTTGAAATGCTTTTAGGGTTTCCGAGGAATCATACCAGAGGAGGAGGGATTAGTAGGACAGATAGATACAAATCACTTGGCAACTCGTTTCAG GTAGACACAGTAGCATATCATCTATCAGTACTAAAAGACATATTCCCAAACGGAATCAACATGCTATCGCTCTTCTCCGGAATCGGTGGTGCCGAAGTTGCACTCCACAGGCTCGGAATCCCGCTAAAAAACGTGGTGTCGGTTGAAATCTCGGAAGCAAACCGTGACATTGTGAGAAGTTGGTGGGAACAAACGAACCAAAAAGGGAATCTGATTCACTTAGCCGATGTGCAACAACTAAACGGAGACCGGCTCGAGCAGTTCATGGGCTCGTTCGGTGGGTTCGACCTCATTGTGGGTGGCAGTCCGTGTAATAATTTAGCCGGGAGTAATCGGGTTAGCCGGGATGGGCTTGAAGGGGAACACTCGtccttgttttatgattattttaGGATCTTGGATATAGTTAAGTGTATTATGAATAATAAATAG